In a genomic window of Saccharothrix sp. HUAS TT1:
- a CDS encoding mycothione reductase produces the protein MRHFDLVIIGTGSGNSIADERFAGWKIAIVEKGVFGGTCLNVGCIPTKMFVHTADVAAAPSSGARLGVDAHLDGVRWTDVRDRIFGRIDPISAGGRHWRAEENANVTVYEGTARFTGPKTLDTGTGEVITADRFVIAAGSRPVLPDVADLESVGYHTSDTVMRLDALPPRLTILGSGFVAAEFAHVFSSFGVAVTVVGRSDLLLRHEDREVATRFTEVASQKWDVRLRRKAVRAERVDGVVRLHLEGPDGAEVVESEELLVAVGRTPNSDLLDLAATGVELHPDGRVVVDEHQRTSVEGVYALGDVSSEYQLKHVANHEARVVQHNLLHPDEPIASDHRFVPAAVFSSPQVASVGLTEEQAVERGVRYVAASQAYASIAYGWAMEDTTGFAKVLADPTTGRILGAHVLGPQASTVIQPVIQAMSFGLDAGTMARGQYWIHPAMPEVIENALLNLPLEH, from the coding sequence GTGAGGCACTTCGACCTGGTCATCATCGGCACCGGTTCCGGCAACTCGATCGCGGACGAGCGGTTCGCCGGTTGGAAGATCGCGATCGTGGAGAAGGGCGTCTTCGGCGGCACGTGCCTGAACGTCGGGTGCATCCCCACGAAGATGTTCGTGCACACCGCCGACGTCGCCGCCGCACCCTCCTCGGGCGCGCGGCTGGGCGTGGACGCCCACCTGGACGGCGTGCGGTGGACCGACGTGCGCGACCGGATCTTCGGCCGGATCGACCCCATCTCCGCGGGCGGCCGCCACTGGCGGGCCGAGGAGAACGCGAACGTCACCGTCTACGAGGGCACGGCCCGGTTCACCGGTCCGAAGACCCTCGACACCGGCACCGGCGAGGTGATCACCGCCGACCGGTTCGTGATCGCCGCCGGCAGCCGCCCCGTGCTGCCCGACGTGGCCGACCTGGAGTCGGTCGGCTACCACACCAGCGACACGGTCATGCGGCTCGACGCCCTGCCCCCTCGCCTCACCATCCTGGGCAGCGGCTTCGTGGCGGCCGAGTTCGCGCACGTGTTCTCGTCGTTCGGCGTGGCGGTGACCGTGGTCGGGCGGTCGGACCTGCTCCTGCGGCACGAGGACCGCGAGGTCGCGACCCGGTTCACCGAGGTCGCGTCGCAGAAGTGGGACGTGCGGCTGCGGCGCAAGGCGGTGCGGGCCGAGCGGGTCGACGGCGTCGTGCGGCTGCACCTGGAGGGCCCGGACGGCGCGGAGGTGGTCGAGTCCGAGGAGCTGCTGGTCGCGGTCGGCCGGACGCCGAACTCCGACCTGCTGGACCTGGCCGCCACCGGCGTCGAGCTGCACCCGGACGGCCGCGTGGTCGTGGACGAGCACCAGCGCACGTCTGTCGAGGGCGTCTACGCGCTGGGCGACGTCAGCTCGGAGTACCAGCTCAAGCACGTGGCCAACCACGAGGCGCGGGTCGTGCAGCACAACCTGCTGCACCCGGACGAGCCGATCGCCTCGGACCACCGGTTCGTGCCGGCGGCGGTGTTCTCGTCGCCGCAGGTGGCGTCGGTCGGGCTGACCGAGGAGCAGGCCGTCGAGCGCGGTGTCCGGTACGTGGCGGCGTCGCAGGCCTACGCGTCCATCGCGTACGGCTGGGCGATGGAGGACACGACCGGGTTCGCGAAGGTCCTGGCCGACCCGACCACGGGCCGGATCCTCGGCGCGCACGTGCTCGGGCCGCAGGCGTCGACGGTGATCCAGCCGGTCATCCAGGCGATGAGCTTCGGCCTGGACGCGGGGACGATGGCGCGCGGCCAGTACTGGATCCACCCGGCGATGCCGGAGGTCATCGAGAACGCGCTGCTCAACCTGCCCCTGGAGCACTGA
- a CDS encoding FadR/GntR family transcriptional regulator, which produces MPLATTRRAGLVDQVIDQMRGAIAAGEWPVGRRIPPEPELVTALGVGRNTVREAVRALSHAGLLEVRQGDGTFVRATSELSGAVRRMCGSELRDVLQVRRTLEVEGARLAASHRTDEELRRLEGLLTERDEALAAKDWARLVERDTAFHVLLVQCSHNTLLAELYQGLTEAVRASITATVETDHEDDHVSHAGLLDAVRDRDAARAAAEAGGFLEDLLERHKD; this is translated from the coding sequence GTGCCGTTGGCCACTACTCGGCGGGCCGGGCTCGTCGACCAGGTGATCGACCAGATGAGGGGGGCGATCGCCGCCGGTGAGTGGCCGGTCGGCCGCCGCATCCCGCCCGAACCGGAGCTGGTCACCGCCCTGGGTGTCGGTCGCAACACCGTGCGGGAAGCGGTGCGCGCGTTGTCCCACGCGGGCCTGCTGGAGGTGCGCCAGGGGGACGGCACGTTCGTCCGGGCGACCAGCGAGCTGTCCGGCGCGGTCCGCCGGATGTGCGGCAGCGAGCTGCGCGACGTCCTGCAGGTGCGCCGGACGCTGGAGGTGGAGGGCGCCCGGCTGGCCGCGTCCCACCGCACCGACGAGGAGCTGCGCAGGCTGGAGGGGCTGCTGACCGAGCGGGACGAGGCGCTGGCCGCCAAGGACTGGGCGCGGCTGGTGGAGCGGGACACCGCCTTCCACGTGCTGCTCGTCCAGTGCTCGCACAACACCCTGCTGGCCGAGCTGTACCAGGGGCTCACCGAGGCGGTGCGGGCCAGCATCACGGCCACCGTGGAGACCGACCACGAGGACGACCACGTGTCGCACGCCGGGCTGCTCGACGCGGTCCGCGACCGCGACGCCGCCCGGGCCGCCGCCGAGGCGGGGGGCTTCCTGGAGGACCTGCTGGAGCGGCACAAGGACTGA
- a CDS encoding MFS transporter, with protein sequence MAIGVALAAANLRPAVTSLASVLGDVRASLGVSTAWTSLLTAVPTLCFGFAAFLAPWLGRRLGVARAVALSLLVLTVGLVLRVVDGPAAVLGGTFIACAGIAVCNVLIPVVVKDSFPDRVGLVTGVYTAALAAGAAAGAAFTPGLESAFGSWRLAVGAWAFLSLAALVVWLAGARHGLSVTRPGPRPAAAGRSLFRSPLAWVITVFFGLQSLLAYTVMGWLPQILGDAGVDRTTAGLLLAITMVLGVPVSLIVPPLAARRPSQSGLVLVLGALSVLGVLGLALAPAAAPGLWVVLIGVGMGIFPLALVMISLRTSSGADTARLSAMAQSIGYLISASGPFAFGVLRGATGGWTVSMLVLVGLLVVLTALGWVAGRPRTV encoded by the coding sequence TTGGCGATCGGCGTAGCGCTGGCCGCGGCCAACCTGCGCCCCGCCGTCACCAGCCTGGCCTCCGTGCTCGGCGACGTCCGCGCCTCGCTCGGCGTCTCGACCGCGTGGACGAGCTTGCTGACCGCGGTGCCCACGCTGTGCTTCGGCTTCGCCGCCTTCCTCGCGCCCTGGCTGGGTCGTCGCCTCGGCGTGGCGCGCGCTGTCGCGCTGTCGTTGCTGGTGCTCACGGTCGGCTTGGTGCTGCGGGTGGTGGACGGCCCGGCGGCGGTGCTCGGCGGCACGTTCATCGCGTGCGCGGGCATCGCGGTGTGCAACGTGCTGATCCCGGTGGTCGTGAAGGACTCGTTCCCCGACCGGGTCGGCCTGGTGACCGGCGTGTACACGGCCGCCCTGGCGGCGGGCGCGGCGGCCGGGGCGGCGTTCACGCCCGGTCTGGAGTCGGCGTTCGGCTCGTGGCGACTGGCCGTCGGCGCCTGGGCGTTCCTGTCGCTGGCCGCGCTGGTGGTGTGGCTGGCCGGTGCGCGGCACGGGCTGTCGGTCACCCGGCCGGGCCCGCGTCCGGCGGCTGCCGGGCGGTCGCTGTTCCGCAGCCCGCTGGCCTGGGTGATCACGGTGTTCTTCGGCCTGCAGTCGCTGCTGGCCTACACGGTCATGGGCTGGCTGCCGCAGATCCTCGGCGACGCCGGGGTGGACCGCACGACGGCCGGGCTGCTGCTGGCCATCACGATGGTGCTCGGCGTGCCGGTGAGCCTGATCGTCCCGCCGCTGGCGGCCCGGCGGCCCAGCCAGTCGGGGCTGGTGCTGGTGCTGGGCGCGCTGTCGGTGCTGGGCGTGCTGGGGCTCGCGCTGGCGCCCGCCGCCGCGCCCGGCCTGTGGGTCGTGCTGATCGGCGTCGGCATGGGCATCTTCCCGCTCGCGCTGGTGATGATCTCGCTGCGCACGTCGTCCGGGGCGGACACGGCGCGGCTGTCCGCGATGGCGCAGAGCATCGGCTACCTGATCTCGGCCTCCGGGCCGTTCGCGTTCGGCGTGCTGCGCGGCGCGACGGGCGGCTGGACGGTGTCGATGCTGGTCCTGGTCGGGTTGCTGGTCGTGCTGACCGCGCTCGGGTGGGTCGCGGGACGCCCTCGGACGGTGTGA